The region ACCGGACACGCGAACGGCCGGCGTGGGGGACGCCGGCCGTATCGAGTGGCCCAGCCCGGCCCGTTACGCGACGCTCGACGCGTACCCGGGCGGGCCGTGAGCGGCTACCGGTGTCAGGACATCTTTCCCGAGATCTCGTCGGCGGCCTTGTCGGCCTTCTCCCCGACCTCCTCGGCCTTGTCCCCGACCCACCGGCCGGCGTCGGCACCGGTGTGCCGCACGCTGTCCCGCATCGTCTCGGCCCACTTCTGGGCGTTGTTGCGGTACATCGCCACCCCGGCCGCGCCGATCGCGACACCGCTGAGCAGTGCGACGACGGGCCAGCGCCGCCGGGTCCGCCGGGTGCCGGTCGACACGTCGATCCGGCGGGCCAACTCGCTCAGGAACGCGCTGACGATCGGAGCGATCTGCTCCTCGACCGACTGCGCCGCCTGGTCGAGCTTCGGCGCCGCCCAGACTCTGGCGTCCTCGATCCGGTGCGTGGCGACATCCCTGGCGTTCTCCGCCATCGGACTCACCCGGCCGCCGGCCTTCATCGCCTGGTCTCTCACCCTGTTCAGCCACGTCTGCGGGATGATCACTTCGGCACGGCGCTTTCTCATTGACAGGGACACGATCAACCTCCCCAATCGACAGGGGCCCCGGACCGTCCTCTTCCCGGATGGTCGGGGCTCAATCACGAACGGTGCTTGAAGGCATGCTCGATACCCTGTGATCCGGACAACTAACACGAGCAACCTAAGGGGGCGGCCCTCGTGGCTGACAACCTCATCGCGAACCTGCGCACGAACCACGGCACGATCCGGGTCCGGCTCTTCCCCAACAAGGCGCCGAAGACGGTGCGCAACTTCGTCGAACTCGCCGAGGGCACCCGTGAGTGGACCCACCCCGAGACCGGCGAGAAGACGACCGCCAAGCTGTACGACGGCACCGTCTTCCACCGGGTGATCAACGGCTTCATGATCCAGGGCGGCGACCCGCTCGGGCAGGGCGTCGGCGGCCCGGGATACAGCTTCGACGACGAGATCCACCCGGAGAACCAGTTCAACCGGCCCTACCTGCTCGCCATGGCGAACGCCGGAAAGCGCTTCGGCAAGGGCACCAACGGGTCCCAGTTCTTCATCACCGTCTCGCCGACGCCGCACCTCAACCAGGGTCACACGATCTTCGGCGAGGTGATCGAGGGCACCGAGGTGGTCGACGCGATCGCCAAGGCCCCCACGGCCCGGGGCGACCGGCCCGTCGACGACGTGGTCCTCGAAGAGGTCACCATCGAGCGGTCCTGACGCCTCCGGGCACCGCGCCCGGCGATCACAGCGCCTGTCGATCACAGCGCCTGTCGATCACGGTGCCCGGCGATCACAGCGCCCCGGCCGCGCGAACGCGCCGGCCGGGGCGTTTCCGGCTTATAGGCTGGCGGTCGTGGATGTGCCCGCACCGGGACCCGCCCCAGGAAGGATTCCATGACCTCCCAGCCTCCGCCGCCCCCGCAGCCGGGGGCGCACGCCGTACCCACCTGCTACCGGCACCCCGAGCGTGAGACCTACGTCCGCTGCCAGCGCTGCGCCCGCCCGATCTGCCCCGACTGCATGCGTGAGGCGGCGGTCGGCCACCAGTGCCCCGAATGCGTCCAGGGGGGCAACCGGGAGGTGCGGCAGGCGCGCACGACCTTCGGCGGGGCCGTCGTGGCCGCGCCCCGCGTCACCTGGGCGCTGCTCGCCCTCAACGTGCTCGCGTACGCGGCCGAGGTCGTGAACCAGGACGAGGTCATCCAGCGGTTCGCCATGTGGTCGCTGCGCGTCCACCTGGGCGAGTGGTGGCGCCTGATCACCGGCGCCTTCCTGCACTCGCCGCCGCCGTCGTTCTGGCACATCCTGTTCAACATGTGGGCGCTCTACGTCATCGGCCCCGAACTGGAGCGCAGGCTCGGCTCGGTCCGGTTCGCGGCGCTCTACCTGCTGTCGGCGCTCGGCGGCTCGGTCGCCATCTACCTGTTCGGCACCATGGCGGTCGGCGCGTCCGGCGCCATCTACGGCATGTTCGCCGCGTTGTTCGTGGTCTCCCGCAAACTCGGGTACGACGCCCGGGGCGTCCTGTGGCTGATCGGGATCAACGTGGTGCTCACGTTCGTCGTGCCCGGCATCAGCTGGCAGGGGCACCTCGGCGGGCTGGTGACCGGCGCCCTGGTCGCGGGGGGCTTCGCCTACGCGCCCCGCGGCAAC is a window of Microbispora sp. NBC_01189 DNA encoding:
- a CDS encoding peptidylprolyl isomerase — translated: MADNLIANLRTNHGTIRVRLFPNKAPKTVRNFVELAEGTREWTHPETGEKTTAKLYDGTVFHRVINGFMIQGGDPLGQGVGGPGYSFDDEIHPENQFNRPYLLAMANAGKRFGKGTNGSQFFITVSPTPHLNQGHTIFGEVIEGTEVVDAIAKAPTARGDRPVDDVVLEEVTIERS
- a CDS encoding rhomboid family intramembrane serine protease, whose amino-acid sequence is MTSQPPPPPQPGAHAVPTCYRHPERETYVRCQRCARPICPDCMREAAVGHQCPECVQGGNREVRQARTTFGGAVVAAPRVTWALLALNVLAYAAEVVNQDEVIQRFAMWSLRVHLGEWWRLITGAFLHSPPPSFWHILFNMWALYVIGPELERRLGSVRFAALYLLSALGGSVAIYLFGTMAVGASGAIYGMFAALFVVSRKLGYDARGVLWLIGINVVLTFVVPGISWQGHLGGLVTGALVAGGFAYAPRGNRVLVQVGVAAIVLVALVLLVIALPPYGYPPEGIRT